From the genome of Vicia villosa cultivar HV-30 ecotype Madison, WI linkage group LG2, Vvil1.0, whole genome shotgun sequence, one region includes:
- the LOC131646879 gene encoding mitogen-activated protein kinase kinase kinase 20-like, whose translation MDWVRGGTLGSGSFATVYLATHTKQSLNFPSITAVKSSENYTSHFLQKEKHILDCLGSSPHIIKCFGHDFTFENGEDCYNIFLEYAASGTLSDQLKNHGGKFSETLIRRYTRSVLEGLKHIHENGFVHCVIKLENILVFDNGNVKISDFGLAKETGLEHGEKKLEFRGTPIFMAPESVNDSVYESPVDIWALGCAVVEMITGKPAWIMSSKENMWSLMIRIGIGKELPLIQDELSEEGKDFLKKCFVKDPMKRWSAEMLLKHPFISDDDETVLSMKELSLPLMSPRTHFDFII comes from the exons ATGGATTGGGTTCGCGGTGGTACGCTAGGTAGTGGAAGCTTCGCCACTGTCTATTTAGCCACACACACAAAACAATCTCTTAACTTTCCGTCTATCACCGCCGTCAAATCCTCCGAAAACTACACCTCACATTTTCTTCAAAAGGAGAAACACATACTAGATTGTTTAGGTTCATCTCCACATATTATCAAGTGTTTTGGTCACGATTTTACTTTTGAAAATGGCGAAGACTGTTATAATATATTTCTTGAATATGCCGCCAGTGGAACACTTTCCGATCAACTAAAGAATCACGGAGGAAAGTTTTCGGAAACTCTCATTCGCCGTTACACAAGGTCTGTTTTAGAAGGACTTAAACACATTCATGAAAACGGTTTTGTTCATTGTGTCATAAAGCTAGAAAACATTCTTGTATTCGACAACGGAAATGTTAAGATTTCAGATTTTGGTCTAGCAAAGGAGACAGGTTTAGAACATGGTGAGAAGAAGTTGGAATTCAGAGGAACTCCTATATTTATGGCGCCGGAGTCGGTTAACGATAGCGTTTATGAATCTCCGGTGGATATTTGGGCTCTTGGTTGCGCCGTCGTGGAAATGATTACCGGTAAACCGGCATGGATTATGAGTAGCAAGGAAAATATGTGGTCGTTGATGATTCGTATTGGGATTGGAAAAGAATTACCGTTGATTCAagatgaattatcagaagaaggCAAAGATTTTCTTAAAAAGTGTTTTGTTAAAGATCCTATGAAAAGATGGAGTGCTGAGATGCTATTGAAACACCCTTTTATTTCTGATGATGATGAAACTGTTTTATCTATGAAAGAGTTGTCATTGCCATTAATGTCTCCAAGaactcactttgattttat aatataa
- the LOC131650104 gene encoding mitogen-activated protein kinase kinase kinase 20-like has product MDFIRGGMLGSGSFATVYLATHTKQSLNFPSITAVKSSENYTSHFLQKEKHILDCLGSSPHIIKCFGHDFTFENGEDCYNIFLEYAAGGTLSDQLKNHGGKFSETLIRRYTRSVLEGLKHIHENGFVHCDIKLENILVFDNGNVKISDFGLAKETGLEHGEKKLEFRGTPIFMAPESVNDSVYESPVNIWALGCAVVEMITGKPAWIMSSKENMWSLMIRIGIGKELPLIPDELSEEGKYFLKKCFVKDPLKRWSAEMLLKHPFISDDDETVLSMKELSLPLMSPRTHFDFIQWAFSTVKTLPTERLQQLVT; this is encoded by the exons atggattttattcg cggTGGTATGCTAGGTAGTGGAAGCTTCGCCACTGTCTATTTAGCCACACACACAAAACAATCTCTTAACTTTCCGTCTATCACCGCCGTCAAATCCTCCGAAAACTACACCTCACATTTTCTTCAAAAGGAGAAACACATACTAGATTGTTTAGGTTCATCTCCACATATTATCAAGTGTTTTGGTCACGATTTTACTTTTGAAAATGGCGAGGACTGTTATAATATATTTCTTGAATATGCCGCCGGTGGAACACTTTCCGATCAACTCAAGAATCACGGAGGAAAGTTTTCGGAAACTCTCATTCGCCGTTACACAAGGTCTGTTTTAGAAGGACTTAAACACATTCATGAAAACGGTTTTGTTCATTGTGACATAAAGCTAGAAAACATTCTTGTATTCGACAACGGAAATGTTAAGATTTCAGATTTTGGTCTAGCAAAGGAGACAGGTTTAGAACATGGTGAGAAGAAGTTGGAATTCAGAGGAACTCCTATATTTATGGCGCCGGAGTCGGTTAACGATAGCGTTTATGAATCTCCGGTGAATATTTGGGCTCTTGGTTGCGCCGTCGTGGAAATGATTACCGGTAAACCAGCATGGATTATGAGTAGCAAGGAAAATATGTGGTCGTTGATGATTCGTATTGGGATTGGAAAAGAATTACCGTTGATTCCagatgaattatcagaagaaggcaaatattttcttaaaaagtgtTTTGTTAAAGATCCTTTGAAAAGATGGAGTGCTGAGATGCTATTGAAACACCCTTTTATTTCTGATGATGATGAAACTGTTTTATCTATGAAAGAGTTGTCATTACCATTAATGTCTCCAAGaactcactttgattttattcaatGGGCCTTTTCTACTGTGAAGACTTTACCGACGGAGAGACTCCAACAATTAGTTACATAG
- the LOC131650103 gene encoding mitogen-activated protein kinase kinase kinase 20-like, producing MDWVRGGMLGSGSFATVYLATHTKQSLNFPSITAVKSSENYTSHFLQKEKHILDCLGSSPHIIKCFGHDFTFENGEDCYNIFLEYAAGGTLSDQLKNHGGKFSGTLFRRYTRSVLEGLKHIHENGFVHCDIKLENILVFDNGNVKISDFGLAKEKGLEHGEKKLEFRGTPIFMAPESVNDSVYESPVDIWALGCAVVEMITGKPAWIMSSKENMWSLMIRIGIGKELPLIPDELSEEGKDFLKKCFVKDPMKRWSAEMLFKHPFISDDDETVLSMKELSLPLMSPRTHFDFIQWAFSTVKTLPTERLQQLVT from the coding sequence ATGGATTGGGTTCGCGGTGGTATGCTAGGTAGTGGAAGCTTCGCCACTGTCTATTTAGCCACACACACAAAACAATCTCTTAACTTTCCGTCTATCACCGCCGTCAAATCCTCCGAAAACTACACCTCACATTTTCTTCAAAAGGAGAAACACATACTAGATTGTTTAGGTTCATCTCCACATATTATCAAGTGTTTTGGTCACGATTTTACTTTTGAAAATGGCGAAGACTGTTATAATATATTTCTTGAATATGCCGCCGGTGGAACACTTTCCGATCAACTCAAGAATCACGGAGGAAAGTTTTCGGGAACTCTCTTTCGCCGTTACACAAGGTCTGTTTTAGAAGGACTTAAACACATTCATGAAAACGGTTTTGTTCATTGTGACATAAAGCTAGAAAATATTCTTGTATTCGACAACGGAAATGTTAAGATTTCAGATTTCGGTCTAGCAAAGGAGAAAGGTTTAGAACATGGTGAGAAGAAGTTGGAATTCAGAGGAACTCCTATATTTATGGCGCCGGAGTCGGTTAACGATAGTGTTTATGAATCTCCGGTGGATATTTGGGCTCTTGGTTGCGCCGTCGTGGAAATGATTACCGGTAAACCAGCATGGATTATGAGTAGCAAGGAAAATATGTGGTCGTTGATGATTCGTATTGGGATTGGAAAAGAATTACCGTTGATTCCagatgaattatcagaagaaggCAAAGATTTTCTTAAAAAGTGTTTTGTTAAAGATCCTATGAAAAGATGGAGTGCTGAGATGCTATTCAAACACCCTTTTATTTCTGATGATGATGAAACTGTTTTATCTATGAAAGAGTTGTCATTGCCATTAATGTCTCCAAGaactcactttgattttattcaatGGGCCTTTTCTACTGTGAAGACTTTACCGACGGAGAGACTCCAACAATTAGTTACATAG